The genomic region TTATATGGCCGGGGGTGCTATTGCTGGTGGTGTATCCGGATATTTAGGTGGTGCTATTGCAACATCAGGAATCCCGTTTGCCAATACAGCTGCCATTGCCGGAGCATCAGTAACCAACTCCGTTGGAACTTATATCTATACCGGAGGACAATCGGATATTTCTATGTCGTTTGGAGTTGGTAGTTATAATTTTAGTACCAGACAATTGGGAATATCCCGGAAAAAAAGGGAATTCTTTTATAGAAAATTTAGGGTATGGGTTTGGGGCTTTGGCTAATGTGAGTGATGCACTAATAGGCCTGAATCCTAAAGGAATTGATTTAGTAACAGAACATTCCGACTCAACAGGTCATTCCGCCATTGTAAAAGAAGGATCTTCAACAGCAACTGGTTATGGCAATGGAAATCCGGCTAATACAGACCCAAATGGAATTATATCTGTTGGTCCAAACAGATATACAGATCCAGGAGGCAGTTGGCACTGGATGAAAGGACTAATAAATGGGATACCCATACAACTAAAGGGAACGCTTTTTGGCGACAAAACTTAAAAGTTAATATGAATACAATAGAGAAATATGCTCATTGGTTAAACGTTAAGGAAGCGACGGGGAAATTGGTTTATAGTGTAGCACTCAGTAGTTGTGTAACTCATACTTCAAGAGCACTTAATCTTTCAGGGATATTTAACATTAGCATACACCCATATTTATTAAATGCCCAAATGTACCTCTGGAGTAATGGTATAAGACCCTGGAGTTTTAGTTACTTTTTAAATCAATAAAATCATGAAACATATATTTTTAAAATTGCTCATATCCATAACTTTCACGCTTATGCTATCTGGACAAGAAAAATCATTAGAAAACACACCAAAGGATATTTTAGAATGTCTTGTAGAAATGGGAAAGAACACTTTACCTAATCTGAATGTTTGTGAAAATAAATATTTGAATTTCCATTTCAAAAAAGATAAAAATACATTTGACTTTTTTAATAAAAGTGTCTCGTCCTGAAAAAAGTTGACTAAATAAATATCAACACTAGACAAACAAAAACAAAACAAGGACTTCAAATCTTATAAAAGATAATCGAAAAACATAAAACATTAACTTTAAATAACCGATAGGTTAAATTAATATTGGTTTTGATGTTACATTAAAACAAGCCGGAAACGGTTTTGTTTCGGGTTTTGTTACCGGAGCCGGAGGTGCTTATGAAACCGAACGGATAGCAAGCGGACTGTCGCTCAAACCAAACAACAGTAACTTTTAACGCCTTATTTTGTCTCCCTAACGACCAAAATCGTAATTTTACACCATGTATGCTTTGGTCGATTGTAACAACTTTTATGCTTCCTGCGAGCGGGTATTTCAACCGCAATACGTGGGTAAACCCGTCGTGATTTTATCCAACAACGACGGTTGCATCATTTCGCGTAGTGAAGAAGCCAAAGCGCTCGGTATTCCAATGGGCGCTCCGGAATTCCAGGTGCGCGATCAACTCAAACAACTCGACATTAAAGTGTTTTCGTCCAATTATGCGCTCTATGGTGATCTTAGCGGACGCGTGATGAATATCCTCCGACAATTTACACCACACGTCGAAGAATACAGTATCGACGAGGCTTTTCTGAATTTCGACGGTATGCCAATAGCCGATTACCACGATTACGGAATCCAAATCAAAAATCGAATCCAGAAATGGCTCAGTATTCCAATATGCGTCGGCATGGCGCCTACCAAAGCACTGTCGAAAGTCGCTAATAAAATCGCGAAAAAATTCCAGGAACGTACCGGTGGTGTCTATGTAATCGACAGCGAAGAAAAACGTATTAAAGCCTTAAAGTGGACCAAAATTGAAGACGTTTGGGGTATCGGTTATCGTTTGATCAAAAAAGTAAAAGCGCAACGGATCTTTACCGCCTATGATTTTACCTTGCCGGAACACGAAGCCTGGATCCGTAGGGAAATGGGGGTTGTTGGCCTGCGACTTCGAAGCGAATTACTCGGAATTCCCGTGCTTGAACTCGAAACGCAACAGGATTCGAAAAAGAGTATCGCCATTACCCGTAGTTTCGAAAAAAAGTTGTCCGATTATCGGGAAATACGGGAACGAATTGCCACTTTTGCGTCCGTTTGTGCCGAAAAACTGCGCAAACAGAAATCCTGTTGTTATAGCGTGGTAGTGCTTTTGGTAAAAGACAAACACCAAACACCCTCAAAACGACACTATTTTAGTCTGATGGAAAACCTGCCGTTTGCCAGCAATTCGAATATCACGATTAGCAATATGGCTATCGGCTTACTCGAAAAGTTATACGAACCCAATGCGGTCTATCTCAAAGCTGGTGTAATCGTAACCCAATTGATGCCACAGGATCAAAAGCAATTGCATTTATTTGAAGAAGAAAATCCAAGACATCAGAAATTGATGGAGGTCATGGACAACTATCACCAAAAAACAGGCAATCGAAAAATCCGATTGGGAAATCAGGATTTACAACGAACCTGGAAAATGAAACAACAGCATCTTTCACCCAACTATACAACCGACATTAAAGACATACTGGAAATACAATGCCACTAGACAAAACGCCCCTGAAATTTTTTATGCCCGAAAGCGATGCTTCGGTAGAATTACCTTTTATAGCCGATGGTATCAAAGCGGGATTTCCCTCGCCTGCCGCCGATTTCGACGGTACTAAAATCAGTCTGGATAAAGTGGTGGTTAAAAATCAGGAGGCTACTTTTTATGCACGGGCCAAAGGAAATTCGATGTGCGGTGCCGGTATCGACGATGGCGATATTCTGGTGATCGACCGTAGTCTGGAACCAAAAAATAATAAAATTGCCGTTTGTTATATCGATGGGGAATTTACCGTAAAACGGATTAAAATCGAAAAGGATTGTATCTACCTCATCCCGGAAAATACCGATTACAATCCGATAAAAGTAACCGAAGAAAATGATTTGATCATCTGGGGAATCGTTACCTATGTATTGAAGAGTGTTTAGTTTTTACACAACTCATCCAAATAGGTATTAAGGTCCAACTGGAAAAGCGTTCCTTCTACCAGATCTTTAATCTGGTATACTTCTTTTTGCGTTACCGCAAGATCCAGGGCTTCAAATGGCGTTTTTAATAAAAATTTATGGCAACGACTACGCATTTCACAGTCCGAACAACAAGTACTTTGACACGATAAATCGATCAGTTCCGAAAATTCCTGTATCTGCTCGCGAGTCAGGTAAAATCCGGTTTCTTTAAATACCAACTGTACCTTATGACGTAAGGTTTGCTGGTCTTTAATCCAGAAAAATGCTACTCCGAAATCGTTATGATATAGTTGTTCTATCTGTTGCATCACCTTTAATTTTAAACAAATATAGGAAATTATTTATATTCATTCTAAATAAAATAATTTTATTTTCAGGATAGCCTACCCTTATACCAGGGACCTACCCTTATACCAGGGACCTACCAATATAAGGGCATTCCAAAAAACCATTTTTATTAAGGCTATCCGTAATTATTTTTGAAACACTTCTGCCAATATTTCAAAGGATCGTAATTTGGCCTTTTGATCAAAAATCTGCGAAATGGCCATTATTTCGTTTACTTTGGTAGCTTGTATAAACTCATTAAAATGCTGTTGTAAAGTGGTTCTATTCCCTACAAATGTAAAGGCCGTCATTTGCATAACCGCTTCCATAACATCGGCAGTCCATACCGCATCCATATCGTCAACCGGTGGCATTAACGGCCGGCGTGTATTGGTGATGATTCCGGTAAAAGCCTGATACAGCGAAGTAGCTAAATAGTTCGCTTCGTCATCATTATCCGCGGCAACCACATTCACACAAGCCAGAATATAGGGTTCCGCCAAATACTCCGATGGAATAAAATAGTGTCGGTACAATTCGATCGCACGGTAAAATTGCGCCGGTGCAAAATGAGCCGCAAAAGCATAGGGTAATCCTAATTTTCCAGCCAGGATAGCGCTTTCCATACTGGAGCCTAAAATCCATAACGGGATATCGATCCCTTCGCCCGGAAAAGCCCGCACTTTTGCCGTACTGTTTTCGGCACTTAAATAGCGTTGTAATTCCTGTATATGTGCTTCAAAATCGTAATTCAGGTCGTAATTGTTTTTGCGTAAGGCCATCGCAGTCGCACCATCGGTTCCGGGTGCGCGTCCCAATCCGAGGTCGATCCGTCCGGGATATAAAGTGCTTAGTGTTCCGAATTGCTCTGCTACGGCAAGTGGCGAATGGTTGGGTAACATAATACCTCCGGAGCCAATGCGTAGGGTTTGGGTATGTTCGGCGATATTGCCAATCAGAACAGAAGTGGCCGAACTCGCGACATGTTGCATATTGTGATGTTCGGATAACCAAAAACGCGAATAGCCTAAAGCTTCCACTTTTTGAGCCAGTTCCCGGCATTTTCGGAAGGTGTCAGAATAGGTGTCACCCTGAGAAACTACCGCTAAATCCAGTATAGAATAGTGAACTCCGTGTAACGGATTTTCAGTTGAAATCATTTCTTGTTTTTTATAAAAACTAAAAGTAGAGAAATACTTTCTTCAGAAAACCCAACAAACTGTTAATTAAGATACTTTAATATCCCGTAAGCGAAGTTGTACACTTACAGTGCCGTTCCATTCGTTTTCGTCGATTGAAAAAACGGCATCAAAGTGTTTTTGATTTTGAGTAAGTCCGATTTTTTTAGCCAGACCAAAACCAATCGCTGCATATCCTTTCCCCTCAGGTTGTTGTTTAACAAATAATCGCAGATGTTCTTCATCCTGACCAATTGCTTTACCATAACCGCTATCCGTTAAATGACGCGCGATAAAAACCGGTGTCATGTTTTCCGGACCAAACGGCTCAAATTGTTTTAGGATACGAATAAGTTTATCGTCGATATCCGAAAAATCGATTTCGGCATCGATACTGATTTCCGGCACTAGCAAATCGGGTGTAATGGTTTCCGATACTACTCTTTCAAATTGATTTTTGAACGATTCAAAATCGCTTTCTTTTAGCGTCAATCCGGCCGCATACATATGCCCGCCGAATTGTTCCAGATAATCAGAACAGGCTTCCAAGGCATTATAAACATCGAAATCTTTAACCGATCGCGCCGAAGCGGCCAGTTTATCGCCACTTTTGGTGAAAACCAAGGTCGGACGATAATACACTTCCGTCAGTCGGGAAGCTACAATTCCGATAACGCCTTTATGCCAGTCTTCCTGATAGACAACCGTTGTATATCGTTCCTGTTCGCCATTCGTTTCAATCTGTTTTAAGGCTTCTTTGGTGATCTGTCTGTCCAGATCTTTTCGGTCGGCATTAAAAGTTTCAATCTGACTGGCAAATTCCTCCGCCTGTTTCTGATTAAACTCGGTCAATAAGGCTACCGCATGGTTACCATGTTTGATCCTTCCGGCGGCATTGATACGGGGCGCTATAATAAAAACCACATCGGTGATCGTTAATTCCTGTTTTTTGACATTTTTAATCAGTGCTTTAATCCCCGGACGCGGATTCTTATTGATCACTTCCAATCCGAATTTGGCCAAAACCCGGTTTTCTCCGGTAATCGGAACAATATCCGCGGCTATAGCCGTCGCTACCAAATCTAAATATGGAATCAAATCCCGTAAACTTTGTCCACGCTTGGCCGACAAGGCTTGTATTAGTTTAAAACCGACACCACATCCGCATAATTCTTTATACGGATAGGCACAATCCTGTCGTTTCGGATCCAATACGGCAATGGCTTCCGGCAATTCGTCTCCCGGACGATGGTGATCGCAGATAATAAAATCAATGCCTTTTTGTTTCGCATATTCGACCTTATCAACCGATTTGATTCCACAATCCAGCGCGATGATCAGTGTAAATCCGTTGTCTTCTGCAAAATCAATTCCCTGAAACGAAACGCCATACCCTTCCGCATACCGGTCGGGAATATAGGTGGCTACATTCGGATAATAGCTTCTAAGGTACGAACTCATTAAGGCCACAGCCGTAGTTCCGTCGACATCATAATCGCCAAACACCAAAATATTTTCTCCGGCTGTTATGGCGGTTTCGATACGCGCCACGGCTTTATCCATATCCTGCATCAGGTACGGATCGTGTAAATGTTCGAACGCCGGTCGGAAAAAAGCGCGCGCTTCCTCAAAGGTTTCCACACCGCGTTGCACCAATAAAGCAGCAATTAATGGCGTCACGCCCAGTTCGGCAGCCAGTTCCCTGGTTTTATGGGGATTCGGGTTAGGTTTGAGTGTCCAGCGCATAGTGGTATTTTGTATGGTTTATAAATCTATCTGTGCGTTACACCTGACAGGTTTTCGAAACCTGTCAGGTGTTTGATTTTATAGGGTGTGGTAGTGTATTTTGATTTCAACTTTGGCAAACTGACGGAACATTTCCATCACGCCACAGTATTTTTCAACAGAAAGGTTGACCGCTTTTTCCAGTTTTTTCGGTTCGAGGTTATTCCCGTAAAAATGGTAGTCCACCCGAACAGTATGGTAGGTTTTCGGATGTTCTTCGGTTAATTCGCCTTCCGTTTCGATGGTAAAATCAGCAACCTCCAGTTTCATTTTTTCGATAAGCGAAGCCACATCCAATCCGGTACAACCGGCCAATGCCGACAACATCAACGCTTTCGGGCGCAGTCCTTTTCCCTCACCTCCATTTTCCGGTCCGGCATCAATCGTCATTAAATCACCACTGGGATTTGTCGATTCAAATTGCATTTTCCCCAACCATTTGGTGCGTACCTGATGTGTCATATCGCTTCGTTTTTATCTTTTTTCGTTTCTTTTTCCGTGATCTTTCCGCCTACAATCACTACAATTTCTCCTTTTGGCGGTTTGGCTTCAAAGTGTTTCAAAACCTCTTCGGCGGTTCCGCGAACGGTTTCTTCATGCAGTTTGGACAACTCCCGCGATACCGAAACCGGTCGGTCGGCACCAAAATACTGTACAAACTCAGCTAATGTTTTGACCAGTTTATGCGGTGAAACATAGAGAATCATCGTACGGGTTTCTTCCGCTAATGCAAGATAACGCGTTTGTCGGCCTTTTTTATCCGGTAAAAAGCCTTCAAATATAAATTTGTCATTTGGCAATCCGCTATTGACCAAAGCCGGGACAAAAGCTGTAGCTCCGGGTAAACATTCCACTTCGATTTTGTTTTCCACACAAGCGCGGGTCAGTAAAAAGCCCGGATCGGAAATGGCCGGTGTTCCTGCATCCGAAATCAACGCAATCGTTTCTCCGGATTGTAGTCTTCGGATAATATACTCGACCGTTTTGTGTTCGTTATGCATATGATGACTTTGCATCGGTGTGGCGATCTCGAAATGTTTGAGCAGTTTTCCGCTGTTACGGGTATCTTCCGCCAAAATCAAGTCGACTTCCTTTAAGATACGGATCGCCCGGAAAGTCATGTCTTCCAGATTTCCGATTGGCGTTGGGACCAAATATAATTTAGACATAGCGTAAAATTTAAACACCAATCGGCACAAACCGCAGTTTATACCGATTGGTGTAATGAATGGGTATCGTTATTATGAAAATCGCTTCTCAACGATCTCCATAAAGCGTGTTTCGTATTCTTCTTTTCCTTCCCAGTTATTGTAATCCGGTTTTACCAGGTCTTCGATAAAATTCTGGGCATCCTGATAATTATCAAAACTGTTTAATTGCGACAATACGCGATTCAAATCTTCTCCGCTTCCGCCAAAAAGATTTTTTTCAAAAGCGATACGGTCGTTTAATCCCAACGAAATCGATTTCCCTACAGCATCGGTTTTACGACTATAGGCATCCTTTTCCGCATCAATCGACATTGATTGTGTCTCCACCTTGGTTTCGAATACCGGTTCGAAAGTGATATCGGCTACTTTTTCTACCTCAGCCGGTACATCTTCTACTTTTACAAACTCCGGTTCTTTATAGGTGTGCTGACCCAACAAATCCTCTAGTGTGATTTGTTGCGCTTCTTTTTTCGGTTCTTCTTTTACCGGTTCGAAAACAGGCTCTTCCATTACTTCCGGGAAAGCAGCTTTTTCTTCTTCAATCAGCGGTTCTTCTTCATCCAGATCACTTTCGTCAATATCGATCTGGCCTACGACTACTTTTTCCGCTTCCGCTACAACCGGCTCTTCCGGTTCCTCCTCTTGTTCCGGTTCTGACACCACTTCTTCAATAGCAGTATTTTCTTCTTCCGAAACAGACGCTTCTGTAATTACGGCTTCCAACGTTTCTTCCGGCGTAGCAATCGTTTCCACCTCCGGTTCTTTTTCGGGCACAACCGGTTCTTCTTTTTTCGGTTCTTCGATAACGGCTACGGTTTCCGGTTCCTTATTTTCAAAAGTCTCCTCCAGTTTTTCTTCCAGTTCCGGCAGACCGATTGTTGGCT from Flavobacterium sp. WV_118_3 harbors:
- the rsmI gene encoding 16S rRNA (cytidine(1402)-2'-O)-methyltransferase, with protein sequence MSKLYLVPTPIGNLEDMTFRAIRILKEVDLILAEDTRNSGKLLKHFEIATPMQSHHMHNEHKTVEYIIRRLQSGETIALISDAGTPAISDPGFLLTRACVENKIEVECLPGATAFVPALVNSGLPNDKFIFEGFLPDKKGRQTRYLALAEETRTMILYVSPHKLVKTLAEFVQYFGADRPVSVSRELSKLHEETVRGTAEEVLKHFEAKPPKGEIVVIVGGKITEKETKKDKNEAI
- a CDS encoding OsmC family protein, which codes for MTHQVRTKWLGKMQFESTNPSGDLMTIDAGPENGGEGKGLRPKALMLSALAGCTGLDVASLIEKMKLEVADFTIETEGELTEEHPKTYHTVRVDYHFYGNNLEPKKLEKAVNLSVEKYCGVMEMFRQFAKVEIKIHYHTL
- a CDS encoding LLM class flavin-dependent oxidoreductase, which gives rise to MISTENPLHGVHYSILDLAVVSQGDTYSDTFRKCRELAQKVEALGYSRFWLSEHHNMQHVASSATSVLIGNIAEHTQTLRIGSGGIMLPNHSPLAVAEQFGTLSTLYPGRIDLGLGRAPGTDGATAMALRKNNYDLNYDFEAHIQELQRYLSAENSTAKVRAFPGEGIDIPLWILGSSMESAILAGKLGLPYAFAAHFAPAQFYRAIELYRHYFIPSEYLAEPYILACVNVVAADNDDEANYLATSLYQAFTGIITNTRRPLMPPVDDMDAVWTADVMEAVMQMTAFTFVGNRTTLQQHFNEFIQATKVNEIMAISQIFDQKAKLRSFEILAEVFQK
- the recJ gene encoding single-stranded-DNA-specific exonuclease RecJ — encoded protein: MRWTLKPNPNPHKTRELAAELGVTPLIAALLVQRGVETFEEARAFFRPAFEHLHDPYLMQDMDKAVARIETAITAGENILVFGDYDVDGTTAVALMSSYLRSYYPNVATYIPDRYAEGYGVSFQGIDFAEDNGFTLIIALDCGIKSVDKVEYAKQKGIDFIICDHHRPGDELPEAIAVLDPKRQDCAYPYKELCGCGVGFKLIQALSAKRGQSLRDLIPYLDLVATAIAADIVPITGENRVLAKFGLEVINKNPRPGIKALIKNVKKQELTITDVVFIIAPRINAAGRIKHGNHAVALLTEFNQKQAEEFASQIETFNADRKDLDRQITKEALKQIETNGEQERYTTVVYQEDWHKGVIGIVASRLTEVYYRPTLVFTKSGDKLAASARSVKDFDVYNALEACSDYLEQFGGHMYAAGLTLKESDFESFKNQFERVVSETITPDLLVPEISIDAEIDFSDIDDKLIRILKQFEPFGPENMTPVFIARHLTDSGYGKAIGQDEEHLRLFVKQQPEGKGYAAIGFGLAKKIGLTQNQKHFDAVFSIDENEWNGTVSVQLRLRDIKVS
- a CDS encoding translesion error-prone DNA polymerase V autoproteolytic subunit → MPLDKTPLKFFMPESDASVELPFIADGIKAGFPSPAADFDGTKISLDKVVVKNQEATFYARAKGNSMCGAGIDDGDILVIDRSLEPKNNKIAVCYIDGEFTVKRIKIEKDCIYLIPENTDYNPIKVTEENDLIIWGIVTYVLKSV
- a CDS encoding Y-family DNA polymerase; the protein is MYALVDCNNFYASCERVFQPQYVGKPVVILSNNDGCIISRSEEAKALGIPMGAPEFQVRDQLKQLDIKVFSSNYALYGDLSGRVMNILRQFTPHVEEYSIDEAFLNFDGMPIADYHDYGIQIKNRIQKWLSIPICVGMAPTKALSKVANKIAKKFQERTGGVYVIDSEEKRIKALKWTKIEDVWGIGYRLIKKVKAQRIFTAYDFTLPEHEAWIRREMGVVGLRLRSELLGIPVLELETQQDSKKSIAITRSFEKKLSDYREIRERIATFASVCAEKLRKQKSCCYSVVVLLVKDKHQTPSKRHYFSLMENLPFASNSNITISNMAIGLLEKLYEPNAVYLKAGVIVTQLMPQDQKQLHLFEEENPRHQKLMEVMDNYHQKTGNRKIRLGNQDLQRTWKMKQQHLSPNYTTDIKDILEIQCH